Proteins from a genomic interval of Papaver somniferum cultivar HN1 chromosome 4, ASM357369v1, whole genome shotgun sequence:
- the LOC113274473 gene encoding uncharacterized protein LOC113274473, producing MKDLGLLRYFLGIEVNKSFNSYFISQVKYATEILQRAGLTDSKTVDTPLELNVKLNNYEGKTLSNPTLYRQLVGSLNYLTITRPDIIHAVHIVIQFMSYPRSTHYAAVLRILRYIKGTLYQGLHFSSNPDLRLRAYSDSDWAGDVTDRRSTTGYCLFLGNSLISWRSKKQSVVSRSSSEAEYRALAHTTSEIVWLRWLLQDMGVTSSEPTPLSYDNKVAIHIAHNDVFHERTEHIEIDCHFVRHHFKHLTISLPHVSSELHLAYIFTKTLPSPRLKFLASKLNMCFAPS from the coding sequence atgaaagatcttggtctcTTGAGATACTTTCTTGGGATAGAAGTCAATAAATCCTTTAATAGTTATTTTATTTCTCAAGTTAAGTATGCAACTGAAATTCTTCAGCGTGCAGGGTTAACTGATAGCAAGACTGTTGATACACCTCTAGAACTGAATGTTAAGCTCAACAATTACGAAGGAAAAACATTATCTAATCCTACACTATACCGTCAGCTTGTAGGGAGTCTTAACTATCTTACTATTACACGACCAGATATCATCCATGCAGTCCATATTGTAATCCAGTTTATGTCATATCCAAGATCAACTCACTATGCTGCTGTCCTTCGAATTTTGCGATACATCAAAGGTACTTTATATCAAGGGTTACACTTCTCAAGTAATCCTGATCTTCGTCTTCGTGCATACTCCGACTCTGATTGGGCAGGTGATGTTACTGATCGACGATCAACCACTGGATATTGCCTATTTTTGGGTAATTCATTAATCTCTTGGCGTAGTAAGAAACAATCTGTGGTATCTCGCTCTAGttctgaagctgaatatcgagcTCTTGCTCACACCACTTCAGAAATTGTCTGGTTACGATGGCTTCTTCAAGATATGGGAGTTACATCATCCGAGCCAACTCCACTCTCCTATGATAACAAGGTTGCTATTCATATTGCCCACAATGATGTGTTCCACGAGCGTACAGAACACATCGAGATTGACTGTCACTTTGTTCGTCATCACTTCAAACACTTGACAATCTCATTGCCCCATGTTTCTTCAGAATTGCATCTAGCATACATTTTTACTAAGACTTTACCTTCTCCTCGTCTGAAGTTCTTGGCTTCCAAACTCAATATGTGCTTTGCACCATCATGA